One stretch of Saccharopolyspora erythraea DNA includes these proteins:
- a CDS encoding TIGR03960 family B12-binding radical SAM protein — protein sequence MSVESVFDRLEPLLPRVSKPVQYVGGELNSTAKDWDDTSVRWCLMYPDAYEVGLPNQGVMILYEILNEQPDVLAERTYSVWPDLEALMREHGIPQFTVDNHRPVGAFDVLGVSFATELGYTNLLSALDLAGIPLHAADRTGEHPIVLAGGHAAFNPEPIADFLDAAVLGDGEEAVLEVTEAIRKWKAEGEPGGRDELLLRLAESGGVYVPKFYDVSYGADGVIESVVPNEERVPYRVFKRTTRELDDWPYPKKPLVPLAESVHERMSVEIFRGCTRGCRFCQAGMITRPVRERSIEGIGEMVQRGLEATGFEEVGLLSLSSADHSEIADITKGLADRYEGTGTGLSLPSTRVDAFNIDLANELSRNGRRSGLTFAPEGGSERIRRVINKMVSEEDLIRTVSAAFANGWRQVKLYFMCGLPTETDEDVLQIAEMAKEVIRAGRAVSGRKDIRCTISIGGFVPKPHTPFQWASQCDPDTVDERLRKLRQAVNSDRSLGRNIGMRYHDGKPSLVEGLLSRGDRRLGRVIERVWREGGRFDGWNEHFSYQRWVDCAQAELKPLGVDLDWFTTRERHEGEVLPWDHLDSGLDKEWLWADWQDALEAREQDDCRWTPCFDCGVCPTMGTDIEVGPTGRKLLPISPVGQGSPVTNEAFSQG from the coding sequence GTGAGCGTGGAGTCCGTTTTCGACCGCTTGGAGCCGCTGCTGCCGCGCGTCTCCAAGCCCGTGCAGTACGTGGGCGGCGAGCTGAACTCGACCGCCAAGGACTGGGACGACACCTCCGTGCGGTGGTGTCTGATGTACCCGGACGCCTACGAGGTCGGGCTGCCCAACCAGGGCGTCATGATCCTCTACGAGATCCTCAACGAGCAGCCCGACGTGCTCGCCGAGCGCACCTACTCGGTGTGGCCGGACCTCGAGGCCCTCATGCGCGAGCACGGCATCCCGCAGTTCACCGTCGACAACCACCGGCCCGTCGGCGCCTTCGACGTGCTCGGCGTCAGCTTCGCCACCGAGCTCGGCTACACCAACCTGCTCAGCGCGCTCGACCTGGCGGGCATCCCGCTGCACGCGGCCGACCGCACCGGCGAGCACCCGATCGTCCTGGCCGGCGGCCACGCGGCGTTCAACCCCGAGCCGATCGCGGACTTCCTGGACGCCGCCGTGCTCGGCGACGGCGAGGAGGCGGTCCTCGAGGTCACCGAGGCCATCCGGAAGTGGAAGGCCGAGGGCGAGCCGGGCGGCCGGGACGAGCTGCTGCTTCGGCTGGCCGAGAGCGGCGGCGTGTACGTGCCGAAGTTCTACGACGTCTCCTACGGCGCCGACGGCGTCATCGAGTCGGTCGTGCCGAACGAGGAGCGCGTGCCCTACCGGGTGTTCAAGCGCACCACGAGGGAGCTCGACGACTGGCCCTACCCGAAGAAGCCGCTGGTGCCGCTGGCCGAGAGCGTGCACGAGCGGATGAGCGTGGAGATCTTCCGCGGCTGCACCCGCGGCTGCCGCTTCTGCCAGGCGGGCATGATCACCCGGCCGGTCCGCGAGCGCTCCATCGAGGGCATCGGCGAGATGGTCCAGCGCGGCTTGGAAGCGACCGGCTTCGAGGAGGTCGGGCTGCTGTCGCTCAGCTCCGCCGACCACTCCGAGATCGCCGACATCACCAAGGGCCTGGCCGACCGCTACGAGGGCACCGGCACCGGTCTCTCGCTGCCGTCGACGCGGGTGGACGCCTTCAACATCGACCTAGCCAACGAGCTGTCCCGCAACGGCCGCCGCTCCGGGCTGACCTTCGCCCCCGAGGGCGGCAGCGAGCGGATCCGGCGCGTGATCAACAAGATGGTCTCCGAGGAGGACCTGATCCGCACCGTGTCGGCGGCCTTCGCCAACGGCTGGCGGCAGGTCAAGCTGTACTTCATGTGCGGCCTGCCGACCGAGACCGACGAGGACGTGCTGCAGATCGCCGAGATGGCCAAGGAGGTCATCCGCGCCGGGCGCGCGGTGTCCGGGCGCAAGGACATCCGCTGCACGATCTCCATCGGCGGGTTCGTGCCCAAGCCGCACACCCCGTTCCAGTGGGCGTCCCAGTGCGACCCGGACACCGTCGACGAGCGGCTGCGCAAGCTTCGCCAGGCGGTCAACTCCGACCGCAGCCTGGGCCGCAACATCGGCATGCGCTACCACGACGGCAAGCCGTCGCTGGTGGAGGGCCTGCTCTCGCGCGGCGACCGAAGGCTCGGCCGCGTGATCGAGCGGGTGTGGCGCGAGGGCGGCCGGTTCGACGGCTGGAACGAGCACTTCTCCTACCAGCGCTGGGTCGACTGCGCGCAGGCCGAGCTGAAGCCGCTGGGCGTGGACCTGGACTGGTTCACCACCCGCGAGCGCCACGAGGGCGAGGTGCTGCCGTGGGACCACCTCGACTCCGGTCTGGACAAGGAGTGGCTGTGGGCCGACTGGCAGGACGCGCTCGAGGCCCGCGAGCAGGACGACTGCCGCTGGACGCCGTGCTTCGACTGCGGCGTGTGCCCGACGATGGGCACCGACATCGAGGTCGGTCCCACCGGCCGCAAGCTGCTGCCGATCTCGCCGGTCGGTCAGGGCTCGCCGGTGACCAACGAGGCCTTCTCGCAGGGCTGA
- a CDS encoding zinc-binding dehydrogenase has protein sequence MRAAVHTAANEPMRIEELADPHPRAGEIAIDVTSCGACHTDLHVLKGELPFPVPAVLGHEVAGVVSEVGPEVTGFSVGDRVVTSFIMPCGQCPQCARGNEEICEKFFAYNRGKGQLYDGETRLFRPGGEPVWMYSMGGLAERSVTPATAAYRVPDGVELADVASVGCSTMTAYGALRHAADVRVGDTVAVVAAGGVGSALIQLAGSFGASVVVAVDISEDKLANARTLGATHTVNSAEVDAPAAIREITGGRGVDVAFEALGGVPTFEAARDSVVEGGQVVVVGIAPRGTTGEFDLATIARRKLQIKGSYGAKPRRDMPVLLDLVARGLLRPQDAISRRYSFEQVQDAYDALRRGETVGRAVVDIG, from the coding sequence ATGCGCGCAGCCGTGCACACCGCCGCGAACGAGCCGATGCGGATCGAGGAGCTGGCCGATCCGCACCCGCGGGCGGGCGAGATCGCCATCGACGTGACGTCCTGCGGTGCCTGCCACACGGACCTGCACGTCCTCAAGGGCGAGCTGCCGTTCCCGGTGCCCGCCGTGCTTGGGCACGAGGTCGCTGGGGTGGTGTCCGAGGTCGGCCCGGAGGTCACCGGCTTCTCCGTCGGCGACCGGGTCGTCACCAGCTTCATCATGCCGTGCGGCCAGTGCCCCCAGTGCGCCCGCGGCAACGAGGAGATCTGCGAGAAGTTCTTCGCCTACAACCGGGGGAAGGGCCAGCTCTACGACGGCGAGACCCGGCTGTTCCGGCCCGGCGGCGAGCCGGTGTGGATGTACTCGATGGGCGGGCTCGCCGAGCGCTCGGTGACCCCGGCCACCGCGGCGTACCGGGTGCCCGACGGCGTGGAGCTCGCAGACGTCGCCTCCGTCGGCTGCTCGACGATGACCGCCTACGGCGCGCTGCGCCACGCGGCCGACGTGCGGGTCGGAGACACCGTCGCCGTGGTCGCCGCCGGTGGCGTCGGCTCGGCGCTGATCCAGCTCGCGGGGTCGTTCGGGGCGTCGGTGGTCGTCGCCGTGGACATCAGCGAGGACAAGCTCGCCAACGCCCGCACCCTGGGCGCCACCCACACCGTGAACTCCGCCGAGGTCGACGCGCCCGCGGCGATCCGCGAGATCACCGGCGGGCGCGGCGTCGACGTCGCCTTCGAGGCGCTCGGCGGCGTGCCGACGTTCGAGGCGGCACGGGACTCGGTGGTCGAGGGCGGGCAGGTCGTGGTCGTCGGCATCGCGCCGAGGGGTACTACCGGCGAGTTCGACCTGGCCACGATCGCCCGGCGCAAGCTGCAGATCAAGGGCTCCTACGGCGCCAAGCCGCGCCGCGACATGCCGGTGCTGCTGGACCTGGTGGCCCGCGGGCTGCTCCGCCCGCAGGACGCCATCAGCCGCCGCTACTCGTTCGAGCAGGTGCAGGACGCCTACGACGCGCTCCGGCGCGGCGAGACCGTCGGCCGCGCGGTCGTCGACATCGGCTAG
- a CDS encoding subtilase-type protease inhibitor, which produces MTAQRPLGRAVACIALAAAALAPGIASAAADARDARSTITLTVTEHQKPHSVTLDCEPAGGDHPKAAAACADLLTVDGNFEDLHAVRPELERSGCTKDNRNIRASAKGTWRGTQIAHETSVANRCVLKQQTGAVFDF; this is translated from the coding sequence ATGACCGCTCAAAGGCCCCTCGGACGCGCAGTCGCGTGCATCGCGCTCGCGGCAGCGGCACTGGCCCCCGGGATCGCATCGGCGGCAGCCGACGCCAGAGATGCGCGGAGCACGATCACGCTGACCGTGACCGAACACCAGAAGCCGCACAGCGTGACCCTCGACTGCGAGCCCGCCGGGGGCGACCACCCGAAGGCCGCGGCCGCCTGCGCCGACCTGCTGACGGTCGACGGGAACTTCGAGGACCTCCACGCGGTCCGCCCCGAGCTCGAACGGTCCGGTTGCACCAAGGACAACCGGAACATCCGCGCGTCCGCCAAGGGCACCTGGCGCGGTACGCAGATCGCCCACGAGACGTCCGTTGCGAACCGGTGCGTGCTGAAGCAGCAGACGGGAGCCGTATTCGACTTCTGA
- a CDS encoding GNAT family N-acetyltransferase yields the protein MGEDVFITGPHRVDTPHPGLVDGLADLWGRVTVAGGGVGFTPADPVEEVREAAQSVVDDVAGKRAHLLTIGREHVLVGVAVLVPGSYPVRRHTGELLLLMVDPDLQGQGWGRKLHDAAVAHAQALGLEKLELVARGGHDLERFYTGLGWTVSGRWERSVRVADGDDRDRIWFTRDV from the coding sequence GTGGGCGAGGACGTGTTCATCACCGGTCCGCACCGGGTGGACACGCCGCACCCCGGCCTCGTCGACGGCCTGGCCGACCTCTGGGGCCGGGTCACGGTGGCGGGCGGCGGCGTCGGCTTCACCCCCGCCGACCCGGTGGAGGAGGTGCGCGAGGCGGCCCAGTCGGTCGTCGACGACGTCGCGGGCAAGCGCGCGCACCTGCTGACCATCGGACGTGAGCACGTGCTCGTCGGCGTCGCGGTGCTGGTGCCGGGTAGCTACCCGGTGCGGCGGCACACCGGTGAGCTGCTGCTGCTCATGGTCGACCCCGACCTGCAGGGGCAGGGCTGGGGCCGCAAGCTGCACGACGCCGCCGTGGCGCACGCCCAGGCGCTGGGGCTGGAGAAGCTCGAGCTCGTGGCCCGCGGCGGACACGACCTGGAGCGCTTCTACACCGGCCTGGGCTGGACGGTGTCGGGCCGCTGGGAGCGGTCGGTCCGCGTCGCCGACGGCGACGACCGCGACCGGATCTGGTTCACCCGGGACGTCTGA
- a CDS encoding S8 family peptidase yields the protein MGVSRAGRALRGACRLLVAAMLAVLCAPPAAAAPDCAEQGPALRYVVLFEPGTAVGTAGRDMSDRCGTLAAYYPAIGVGVVDSADPRFEQLVGTDRAYSAEGEQRERAAADGQSTAPLPGPANAQTWQSLSAPLVTAMAGTAGSAAAAPSAATPVTPAPGTTGPAPAPAGGWNTAAVRAPEAHAITTVGADIVVGVLDTGVDGTHPELAAAFDPSRSADCLSPARPDRSPGARSSPHGTHVAGIVAAADDGAGTTGVAPGVRVASVRVVDEAGYVNPEYAVCGFMWAAEHGIRVVNSSFLVGSAAQGCTGEGSAVPREAVRRAVEHATSRGVLTVAAVGNERLDLSAARRPDCDAVPVGLDDVVAVSAVGHDGVKAGYSSYGLGEVDITAPGGESRVPGRAGCVLSTVPGAGYDRACGTSMAAPHVSGVAALLASRHPDAGPRELTRMLLASTTPMGCPSDYDLNSDSAQDALCRGYAAYNGFYGHGMVDARRAVTG from the coding sequence ATGGGGGTCAGCAGGGCTGGGCGGGCGCTGCGGGGCGCGTGCCGGCTCCTCGTCGCCGCGATGCTGGCCGTGCTGTGCGCGCCGCCCGCGGCAGCCGCGCCTGACTGCGCGGAGCAGGGCCCCGCGTTGCGCTACGTGGTGCTGTTCGAGCCCGGGACCGCTGTCGGCACCGCCGGGCGGGATATGAGCGATCGCTGCGGGACGCTGGCGGCCTACTACCCGGCCATCGGCGTGGGCGTCGTCGACTCCGCCGACCCCCGCTTCGAGCAGCTCGTCGGCACCGACCGCGCCTACAGCGCGGAGGGCGAGCAGCGCGAGCGCGCGGCCGCCGACGGGCAGAGCACGGCCCCGCTCCCCGGCCCGGCGAACGCCCAGACCTGGCAAAGCCTGAGCGCACCGCTGGTCACCGCGATGGCGGGCACCGCAGGATCGGCCGCCGCAGCACCAAGCGCCGCAACACCGGTCACCCCGGCACCAGGCACCACGGGACCGGCCCCCGCTCCCGCCGGCGGCTGGAACACGGCGGCGGTGCGAGCCCCCGAGGCGCATGCGATCACCACGGTCGGCGCCGACATCGTCGTCGGGGTGCTCGACACGGGCGTGGACGGCACGCACCCCGAGCTCGCCGCGGCCTTCGACCCGTCCCGCTCCGCCGACTGCCTCTCCCCCGCCCGACCCGACCGCTCCCCCGGCGCCAGGAGCTCACCGCACGGCACCCACGTCGCGGGCATCGTCGCGGCGGCCGACGACGGGGCGGGCACCACCGGGGTCGCCCCGGGTGTGCGGGTCGCGTCGGTGCGGGTCGTGGACGAGGCCGGCTACGTCAACCCCGAGTACGCGGTTTGCGGATTCATGTGGGCTGCCGAGCACGGCATCCGCGTCGTCAACAGCAGCTTCCTCGTCGGCTCCGCGGCGCAGGGTTGCACCGGCGAGGGCTCCGCCGTCCCCCGCGAGGCAGTGCGCCGCGCCGTCGAGCACGCCACCTCGCGCGGTGTGCTGACCGTCGCCGCAGTGGGCAACGAGCGCCTCGACCTCTCCGCCGCCCGGCGCCCCGACTGCGACGCGGTGCCGGTCGGCCTGGACGACGTCGTCGCGGTCTCCGCCGTGGGACACGACGGGGTCAAGGCCGGATACAGCTCCTACGGCCTGGGCGAGGTCGACATCACAGCGCCCGGTGGCGAGAGCCGCGTCCCGGGCCGCGCGGGCTGCGTGCTGTCGACCGTGCCCGGCGCCGGCTACGACCGGGCCTGCGGCACGTCGATGGCCGCGCCGCACGTCTCGGGCGTGGCCGCCCTGCTGGCGTCGCGGCACCCGGACGCCGGGCCGCGCGAGCTCACCCGGATGCTGCTCGCGAGCACGACTCCGATGGGGTGCCCGAGCGACTACGACCTCAACTCCGACAGCGCCCAGGACGCGCTGTGCCGCGGTTACGCCGCCTACAACGGCTTCTACGGCCACGGCATGGTCGACGCTCGCCGGGCCGTCACCGGCTGA
- a CDS encoding alkaline phosphatase D family protein — protein sequence MHPESASHRLNRRALLRGSAAGAGALAAGLLLPRAAGAAPAFARPDRPLLTHGVQLGDPRPDGAVVWTRADRPSRMFVEISQDPGFADARRVPGPLLTPETDGTGEVLLRGLPPGRQFHYRVVAEDLDGRVGSEPLAGSFRTVPRQPRDVRFLWSGDVVGQGWGINPDIGGMTIYSAMAARNPDFFLHSGDTVYADGPLKESVTLPDGRVWRNVVTPEKSKVAETLAEYRGQFAYNLLDENVRRFAAHVPQLVQWDDHEVTNNWYPGEILDKPEYTEKRVDVLAQRAFQAFHEWQPVRRQDAVDGRVYRKVGHGPLLDVFVLDMRSYRDPNSEGTRAERILGERQARWLVDELSRSRATWKVIASDMPIGIIVPDGDKIEAVANGLPGAPNGREAELAWVLAETARRQVRNVVWLTADVHYSAAIRYSPERAAFDGFDPFWEFVSGPLHAGAFGPSELDPTFGPEQVFVSAPTRQGASPLEGFQHFGEVNIDSRSRRLTVDLRDAAGKSLWSTTLDPRR from the coding sequence ATGCACCCCGAATCTGCCTCCCACCGCCTCAACCGCCGCGCGCTGCTGCGCGGCTCCGCGGCCGGCGCCGGAGCCCTCGCCGCCGGCCTGCTCCTGCCGCGCGCGGCAGGCGCCGCGCCCGCCTTCGCCCGCCCCGACCGGCCGCTGCTGACCCACGGCGTGCAGCTCGGCGACCCGCGCCCGGACGGCGCCGTGGTCTGGACCCGGGCGGACCGCCCGTCGCGGATGTTCGTCGAGATCAGCCAGGACCCCGGGTTCGCCGACGCCCGGCGCGTCCCGGGCCCGCTGCTCACACCGGAGACCGACGGCACCGGCGAGGTCCTGCTGCGGGGCCTCCCGCCCGGCCGGCAGTTCCACTACCGCGTCGTCGCCGAGGACCTCGACGGGCGTGTGGGCAGCGAGCCGCTGGCGGGCAGCTTCCGCACCGTGCCCCGGCAGCCGCGCGACGTGCGGTTCCTGTGGTCCGGTGACGTGGTCGGCCAGGGCTGGGGCATCAACCCCGACATCGGCGGCATGACGATCTACTCCGCGATGGCCGCGCGCAACCCGGACTTCTTCCTGCACAGCGGCGACACCGTCTACGCCGATGGGCCGCTGAAGGAGTCGGTGACGTTGCCTGACGGACGGGTGTGGCGCAACGTCGTCACCCCGGAAAAGTCGAAGGTCGCCGAGACGCTGGCCGAATACCGCGGCCAGTTCGCCTACAACCTGCTGGACGAGAACGTGCGGCGCTTCGCCGCCCACGTCCCGCAACTGGTGCAGTGGGACGACCACGAGGTCACCAACAACTGGTACCCCGGCGAGATCCTCGACAAGCCCGAGTACACCGAGAAGCGGGTCGACGTGCTCGCCCAGCGCGCGTTCCAGGCCTTCCACGAGTGGCAGCCGGTGCGGCGGCAGGACGCCGTGGACGGCCGGGTCTACCGCAAGGTCGGGCACGGCCCGCTGCTCGACGTCTTCGTGCTCGACATGCGCAGCTACCGCGACCCGAACTCGGAGGGCACGCGGGCGGAGCGCATCCTCGGCGAGCGGCAGGCGCGGTGGCTGGTCGACGAGCTGTCCCGGTCCCGCGCGACCTGGAAGGTCATCGCCTCGGACATGCCGATCGGCATCATCGTGCCCGACGGCGACAAGATCGAGGCCGTCGCCAACGGCCTGCCCGGCGCGCCCAACGGCCGGGAGGCTGAGCTGGCCTGGGTGCTCGCCGAGACCGCCCGCCGCCAGGTCCGCAACGTCGTCTGGCTGACCGCCGACGTGCACTACTCGGCGGCCATCCGCTACTCGCCGGAGCGCGCGGCCTTCGACGGCTTCGACCCGTTCTGGGAGTTCGTCTCCGGACCGCTGCACGCCGGTGCCTTCGGCCCGAGCGAGCTGGACCCGACCTTCGGCCCCGAGCAGGTCTTCGTCAGCGCGCCGACCCGCCAGGGAGCGTCGCCGCTGGAGGGCTTCCAGCACTTCGGCGAGGTCAACATCGACTCCCGGTCCCGGAGGCTGACCGTGGACCTGCGCGACGCCGCGGGCAAGTCCCTGTGGTCGACCACGCTCGACCCGCGGCGCTGA
- the ndk gene encoding nucleoside-diphosphate kinase: protein MSERTLVLVKPDGVERGLVGEVIGRIERKGLKLVALELRQVEQQLAEQHYAEHDGKPFFGSLLEFITSGPVVAAVVEGPRAISAFRQLAGGTDPVDKAAPGSIRGDYGLEVQYNLVHGSDSVESAEREIKLWFPEL, encoded by the coding sequence GTGAGCGAGCGCACCCTGGTCCTGGTGAAGCCCGACGGGGTCGAGCGGGGACTGGTCGGCGAGGTCATCGGCCGCATCGAGCGCAAGGGCCTGAAGCTGGTCGCCCTGGAGCTGCGCCAGGTCGAGCAGCAGCTCGCCGAGCAGCACTACGCCGAGCACGACGGCAAGCCGTTCTTCGGCAGCCTGCTCGAGTTCATCACCTCCGGCCCGGTCGTGGCCGCCGTCGTGGAGGGCCCGCGGGCGATCTCGGCGTTCCGCCAGCTCGCCGGCGGCACCGACCCGGTGGACAAGGCCGCCCCGGGCAGCATCCGCGGCGACTACGGCCTGGAGGTCCAGTACAACCTGGTGCACGGCTCGGACTCCGTGGAGTCCGCCGAGCGCGAGATCAAGCTCTGGTTCCCGGAGCTCTGA